The nucleotide window GGGGAATTTTTGATGTCCGACAAGACGAAGATTATGTTTCTTTGCACGGGAAACTCATGCCGCAGTCAAATGGCAGAGGGGCTGGCTAGGGAACTGGGCGGCGACCAAGTTGAAGTATACAGCGCTGGTCTGGAAGCCCATGGACTTAATCCCCGGGCCGTCAAGGTTTTGAAAGAAATCGGTGTAGATATTTCGGATAACACATCCGACTTAATTGACCCTAAGTTGCTGGCCGAGATGGACTATGCCATCACTCTGTGTGGCGATGCGGAAGAACGCTGCCCGCTGACACCGCCCACGGTCACTAAGCTGCACTGGCCTTTCCCTGACCCGGCAAAGGCGGAAGGTAGCGAGGAAGAAATTATGGAGCAATTCCGCTCTGTACGCGATGCTATTGCCGCGCGGATACGGGAATTTTTTTCTGAGCTCAAGTAGTTGGTTTTGTTGACTTGGCTCAGTGGAATTATAGCTATAGGTTTATGAGGAGGTTGGTTATGAAAGAACAACAAACAACAGGAGGCATTGGCTTTTTTGAAAGGAATCTCACCATCTGGGTCGCAGCTTGCATAGTTGTCGGCGTTGCCATCGGCTACTATTTGCCGCAAGTTCCAGAAACCTTGGATATGTTTACGTACTATGAGATTTCGCTGCCGATTGCGATCCTAATCTGGATGATGATCTATCCGATGATGCTGAAGATTGATTTCACCAGCATTGTCAGGGCGCTCAAAATGCCAAAAGGTCTTACTGTCACATGTACAGTTAACTGGCTGATTAAGCCCTTTACCATGGCATTCTTTGCATGGCTGTTCTTCTATGTGCTTTTTAGGAACCTGATTGATTCGGCAACAGCAGAAGCTTATTTTTCCGGCGCTGTAATTTTAGGCGCGGCTCCCTGCACAGCGATGGTATTCGTCTGGAGTCATTTAACCAAGGGAAACCCCGCTTATACCTTGGTGCAGGTGTCGGTAAATAACCTTATTCTATTAGTTGCGTTTGCGCCGATCATTGTCTTCCTTTTGGGAGTCTCTGACCTGACAGTTCCATACGGCACAGTGTTCCTCTCGGTATTTTTATTTATCGTTATCCCTTTGGTGGCCGGGTTTATCTCCAGGAATCTGATTATAAAGTCCAAGGGCGAGGATTATTTTGAAAATGTTTTCCTGAAGAAGTTTGATGGCATTACCATGGTTGGATTACTCCTTACCTTGGTCTTAATCTTCACCTTCCAGGGCGATGTGATTATCAATAATCCGCTCCACATCTTGTTGATTGCGATTCCGCTCATCATTCAGACCTTTTTCATTTTTGCCATCGCTTATGGCTGGGCAAAGGCGTGGAAACTGCCCCATAATATTGCTGCACCTGCTTCGATGATTGGCGCCAGCAACTTCTTTGAGCTGGCGGTGGCAGTGGCGATTTCGGTCTTCTCAATCCATTCACCCGCGGTAACCGCCACGGTTGTCGGGGTGCTGGTGGAAGTGCCGGTAATGCTTGCCTTGGTCAAGATAGCTAATAAGACCAGGCATTGGTTCCCGGTTGAAAAACGCGCCAACCAGATTGAAATCTAAAACCACGCTCCCCTGTTGGCTCGGGAGAGCGTGGTTCTTGCATGGGAGCAGAAGAACCGTCCCCATGCTCCCAGGTTTATTGAACAACTTTGTTGAGCTGGAGCATGTATTCGCCGCGGTTGAGGGGGTTGATTTGGCGCCGTTGGTTCTCTGGGAAATCGCCTTGGACAACAACGTAGCCCCCTGGCTTGATTGAAATCATGCCCTGGCCGCGAGTTAAGGAATGGAACTCTGCTTTTAATGCTTCCGATGTCCGCACAGGGATTGTGCCGTCGATATGCACGGCATTATTTTGGTAGTGCGTTCCCAGCAGCGTCCCCTCCAGAGCCGCCAACCTGGACACAACCTTGCTCAGGCTGATTTCAGGGACAAGCAACTGAACGGAATTTACCGGCTCATAGACACAGGTGCCGGCTTTTTGCAATGCCTCCATCAGCACCAGGGGTGTGAGGCTGCGAAAGTCTTTGGCCGTAGAGAGCACGCTGTCGTAACCGGTGTCGGTCAAAGTTACGATGATGTCAGTAACTGCCCAACCGTATAAACCCTCCTGCAGCACTTGCTCGACGCTATCTTTAATTGCCTTTTGGAAGGAGAGGAGCAGGGAGCCCAACTCCGCTTCTAATCTATACTGTAGGCCGGATTCCGCTGGGCCGGGTTCAACCCGCAAGCCGATTGTGGCGCGGAAAGGATTATCGGAATCTGAAATTAACGCCACAGCTTCGCCGCTGGCAACTGGTCTTTCGATGCAGATAACTTTTGGTGGCGAGAAGGACACCCCAAGGCCATATTGTTGTTGTATTGTTTCTGCTAGGATTTCCTGTTGAATTTTGCCAAACACGCGAATTGTCTTTTCCCTGGATTCACCGTCTCTGTAGTATTGCAGGAAAGGATCCTCATCAGTTAAGTCGCTTAAGGCCTGATGAAGGGTGGAATCGTCCTCAGGATTTGGCGTTGAGACTTTGACCTGTATCGGGGGCTTGGGAAAGCGCGTCAGCTTCATTTTTTCGGCAGACGTGCCCAGAATATCACCGACTTTTAATGGCGCCCCAGGGAGAATGGCGATATCTCCTGCCGTTATTTTTTCTACGGGAACAGCTGTGCCTGCTTGCAGGGCCAGCAATCGCTTGAGCTTGAAGGTTTCGGAGTTCCCATCCACGCAAACGGGAATCTCGTCCCGCACCCGGAGCTGTCCCGAATATAAGCGGACATAAACTAGTCTTTGGTCCGCTGCGTTCTTAATTACCTTAAATACCAGGCCCGAGAGTTCGCTAACCTTCGACTCCTCAGAGGTGTGGACGGGGAAGTAGTCCTCCAGGCAGGTTAGCAGTTGCCCGACGCCTTTTCCTTTGGCGGCAGAACCGGCGAACAGGGGAAAGGTTATTGCCGACTTTGCCTGCCGACCTAACTCTGCATGCAACCGCTTGCCAGTGATGGAAATCTCCTTTGTGTAATCCAAGAGCAGGGCGTCGTTCTGCAGGGCCAGGGTTTCAATCCAGCCCAACCCTTTCGGGTCTCCATGGTTTATTGTTACAGAAGGAGAACCCACGTCAAACACTTCATTCATGTCGCAGATGTTCTCAGTAAGCAGTTCTTGAATCATCGCCCGGGTTCGCTGGTAATCGGCGCCCACCCGGTCCAGTTTGTTCATATACAACAGCGTTGGAATGCGATTGTCTTTCAACGCTTGCATCAGCACCCGGGTCTGGGCCTGCACCCCTTCTACCGCAGAGATTACTAGGATCGCCCCATCGAGAACGCTCAGGGAGTGCTCGACTTCGGAGATAAAATCGGCGTGGCCCGGGGTATCAAGCAAGTTAACTTTCAGGTCTCCGACCGTAAACGACACCGCCGCGGCTTTTACGGTAATTCCCCGCCGGCGCTCAATCGCCAGGGAATCGGTTATGGTCGTGCCTTTATCAACCGTGCCGGCCTGTTTGATAATGCCGGCCTGATAGAGAATTTGCTCCGTTAATGTGGTCTTGCCAGCATCAACATGAGCCAACACTCCAATGTTTATTATTTTCACTAATTATTACCCTCTTTAATACCAGTTTCGCTACAGCCGTCAGTTGGTTTTTATTAGTGAAATACCGCATAAATATCAACCTCCGTTTGAATAATGACTATATTTTATCATATCTTATCCCGTTGTGGCGTGCTTGCCTTGCATGTAATAAACTGTTTAAATTATGAAAGCATAAGTATTCACATGCGCTTGCTTTTGGTCTGGGGAAATAAGAAGCTATGAGTTAAAATAATATTCTACCCCTGGCAAACCCATGTTGCTGCAGTTGGTGTTACTAACTAGGGATGGCGCTGATGGCGAAATTGCAATTCACTTGAGCCGCAGTATGTGAACCTAAAAACTCGTGATGGTTAGCAGGAAAATAAACATGCGAACCCGAATTATAAATGATAATAATTTTTAATATGTATAAGTAAATTATATGACAGAGGAGGGATGACAGTAAATGATAAGTTTAAATAACCTTGAAAAGGTCTATCAATCAGTTGAAGGTTCACTGAAAGTTATCGATATCCCCTTTTACGAGATTGAGGAGGGCAGCCAGATTGCATTAGTAGGCCCCAGTGGGTCTGGCAAGACTACTTTCCTCAACCTGATTTCAGGACTGGTAAATCCAACAAAGGGTGAAGTCATCGTTGATGGCGTGCGGGTGGATAAACTGAAGGAGACTGAAAAGGACCGGTTCCGCGCACAAACAATCGGCTACATTTTCCAGAACTTTAATTTGGTCAACAGCCTGTCAGCTATGGAGAATGTCATGTTGCCAATGATGTTCGCTGGCACAGGCAGCAAAAAACAACAGCAGGCAAGAGCGAAGGAACTGCTTGCAGAAGTTAATCTGGATCATCGTCTCAATCATAAGCCAGCAAGCCTGTCCAAGGGAGAACAGCAACGGGTTGCTATCGCCCGGGCCTTGGCCAATAGCGCCAAGATTATTCTTGCCGATGAGCCAACAGGCAATATTGATTACCACACGGGTATCAAGATTTTTACTCTTTTAAAAGACCTGTGCAGCAAAGAGAACATCACCTTGGTTATGGTTACTCACAGCGAAGAATACAAGACCAAGCTCCCGCAAATTGTTGACATCCGGGACATAAATAGGGCAATTACCTACGGTGAGGAGGGGACAGTATGGGAGTCCTAAGGGTTGTTTTCAGTAATCTGGCTAACAGAAAGCTTTCGTCCCTCCTAACAATTGTTTCGGTTTCGGTGGGGGTAGTGCTATTAATCGGAATTCTAATCATCTCTTCCGCCCTGCAGCAGGGGGCTGTGGCCCAGGGCGGTGGCTACGACATTATTGTCGGGGCCAAGGGAAGCGAAAGCCAGTTGGTA belongs to Bacillota bacterium and includes:
- a CDS encoding ABC transporter ATP-binding protein → MISLNNLEKVYQSVEGSLKVIDIPFYEIEEGSQIALVGPSGSGKTTFLNLISGLVNPTKGEVIVDGVRVDKLKETEKDRFRAQTIGYIFQNFNLVNSLSAMENVMLPMMFAGTGSKKQQQARAKELLAEVNLDHRLNHKPASLSKGEQQRVAIARALANSAKIILADEPTGNIDYHTGIKIFTLLKDLCSKENITLVMVTHSEEYKTKLPQIVDIRDINRAITYGEEGTVWES
- the arsB gene encoding ACR3 family arsenite efflux transporter gives rise to the protein MKEQQTTGGIGFFERNLTIWVAACIVVGVAIGYYLPQVPETLDMFTYYEISLPIAILIWMMIYPMMLKIDFTSIVRALKMPKGLTVTCTVNWLIKPFTMAFFAWLFFYVLFRNLIDSATAEAYFSGAVILGAAPCTAMVFVWSHLTKGNPAYTLVQVSVNNLILLVAFAPIIVFLLGVSDLTVPYGTVFLSVFLFIVIPLVAGFISRNLIIKSKGEDYFENVFLKKFDGITMVGLLLTLVLIFTFQGDVIINNPLHILLIAIPLIIQTFFIFAIAYGWAKAWKLPHNIAAPASMIGASNFFELAVAVAISVFSIHSPAVTATVVGVLVEVPVMLALVKIANKTRHWFPVEKRANQIEI
- a CDS encoding TetM/TetW/TetO/TetS family tetracycline resistance ribosomal protection protein, which gives rise to MKIINIGVLAHVDAGKTTLTEQILYQAGIIKQAGTVDKGTTITDSLAIERRRGITVKAAAVSFTVGDLKVNLLDTPGHADFISEVEHSLSVLDGAILVISAVEGVQAQTRVLMQALKDNRIPTLLYMNKLDRVGADYQRTRAMIQELLTENICDMNEVFDVGSPSVTINHGDPKGLGWIETLALQNDALLLDYTKEISITGKRLHAELGRQAKSAITFPLFAGSAAKGKGVGQLLTCLEDYFPVHTSEESKVSELSGLVFKVIKNAADQRLVYVRLYSGQLRVRDEIPVCVDGNSETFKLKRLLALQAGTAVPVEKITAGDIAILPGAPLKVGDILGTSAEKMKLTRFPKPPIQVKVSTPNPEDDSTLHQALSDLTDEDPFLQYYRDGESREKTIRVFGKIQQEILAETIQQQYGLGVSFSPPKVICIERPVASGEAVALISDSDNPFRATIGLRVEPGPAESGLQYRLEAELGSLLLSFQKAIKDSVEQVLQEGLYGWAVTDIIVTLTDTGYDSVLSTAKDFRSLTPLVLMEALQKAGTCVYEPVNSVQLLVPEISLSKVVSRLAALEGTLLGTHYQNNAVHIDGTIPVRTSEALKAEFHSLTRGQGMISIKPGGYVVVQGDFPENQRRQINPLNRGEYMLQLNKVVQ
- the arsC gene encoding arsenate reductase (thioredoxin) codes for the protein MSDKTKIMFLCTGNSCRSQMAEGLARELGGDQVEVYSAGLEAHGLNPRAVKVLKEIGVDISDNTSDLIDPKLLAEMDYAITLCGDAEERCPLTPPTVTKLHWPFPDPAKAEGSEEEIMEQFRSVRDAIAARIREFFSELK